In Acidovorax sp. 106, the following proteins share a genomic window:
- the dapB gene encoding 4-hydroxy-tetrahydrodipicolinate reductase, translated as MSVNPSATAATPSTPCRIAVAGASGRMGRMLIEAIRASDDCVLAGALDQASSPAVGSDACAFLGYASGVAITADLKAGLQNADVLIDFTRPEGTLAHLAVCAELGVKAVIGTTGFTDAQKAELDTYAQRTAIMFSPNMSVGVNVTLKLLQMAAKAMATGYDIEIIEAHHRHKVDAPSGTALKMGEVIAEALGRDLKDCAVYAREGVTGERDPSSIGFAAIRGGDIVGDHTVLFAGIGERIEVTHKSSSRATYAQGALRAVRFLAAHKTGMFDMFDVLNLKH; from the coding sequence ATGTCCGTGAACCCCTCTGCCACTGCGGCCACCCCCTCCACCCCTTGCCGCATTGCGGTGGCCGGCGCCTCGGGCCGCATGGGCCGCATGCTGATCGAAGCCATCCGTGCCAGCGACGACTGCGTGCTGGCCGGAGCGCTCGACCAGGCCTCCAGCCCCGCCGTGGGCTCGGATGCCTGCGCCTTTTTGGGCTATGCCAGCGGCGTGGCCATCACGGCCGACCTGAAGGCAGGCCTGCAAAACGCCGACGTGCTCATCGACTTCACCCGCCCCGAAGGCACCCTGGCCCATCTGGCGGTGTGCGCGGAACTGGGCGTGAAGGCCGTCATCGGCACCACCGGCTTCACCGATGCGCAGAAGGCCGAACTCGACACCTACGCACAGCGCACCGCCATCATGTTCTCGCCCAACATGAGCGTGGGCGTGAACGTCACCCTCAAGCTGCTGCAAATGGCCGCCAAGGCCATGGCCACGGGGTACGACATCGAAATCATCGAAGCCCACCACCGCCACAAGGTCGATGCGCCCTCGGGCACCGCGCTCAAGATGGGCGAGGTGATTGCCGAGGCTTTGGGCCGCGACCTCAAGGACTGCGCCGTGTACGCCCGCGAAGGCGTGACGGGCGAGCGCGACCCGTCGAGCATCGGTTTTGCCGCCATCCGCGGTGGTGACATCGTGGGCGACCACACCGTGCTGTTTGCGGGCATTGGCGAGCGCATCGAGGTCACGCACAAGTCCTCCAGCCGCGCCACGTATGCGCAGGGCGCCCTGCGTGCCGTGCGCTTTCTGGCGGCCCACAAGACTGGCATGTTCGACATGTTCGACGTGCTGAACCTCAAGCACTGA
- the lptE gene encoding LPS assembly lipoprotein LptE: protein MQRRTLLTLVPAAVLAGCGFRLRGVPEFGFSSLYIAAPTTSPLARELQRTLDGSGSQLKVLRNAADLPTAQVVIDILSEQRERIVVGQNASGQVRELQLRLKVKFRLRTPGSVEMIPETEIQQQRDMTYNETLALSKEAEEALQYRNMQTDIVQQLLRRLSVAKLPQ from the coding sequence ATGCAAAGACGCACACTGCTGACCCTCGTTCCCGCTGCCGTGCTGGCAGGCTGCGGCTTTCGCCTGCGTGGCGTGCCGGAGTTCGGCTTCTCGTCGCTCTACATTGCCGCGCCCACCACGTCGCCCCTGGCGCGAGAGTTGCAGCGCACGCTCGATGGATCGGGCAGCCAGCTCAAGGTGCTGCGCAATGCGGCCGACCTGCCCACCGCGCAGGTGGTGATCGACATTCTGTCGGAGCAGCGCGAGCGCATTGTGGTGGGGCAGAACGCCTCGGGTCAGGTGCGCGAGCTGCAACTGCGCCTGAAGGTGAAGTTCCGCCTGCGTACGCCGGGCAGCGTGGAGATGATCCCTGAGACAGAGATACAGCAGCAGCGCGACATGACCTACAACGAAACCCTGGCGCTGTCGAAAGAGGCCGAAGAAGCCCTGCAATACCGCAACATGCAGACCGACATCGTGCAGCAACTGCTGCGCCGCCTGTCGGTGGCCAAGCTGCCGCAGTAA
- a CDS encoding biopolymer transporter ExbD, with translation MSFGRLERTTGAQPMSDINMTPLVDVMLVLVVIFILTAPLLASSIRLDLPKAEGTGPAVAPEFVTVVVDAAGQAYLDDQPVSQAALAVRLQRIGAAQPDTEVQLRADATVPYGRVVEVMGAAHQAGLQRIGFVADPAKAGAP, from the coding sequence ATGAGCTTCGGTCGGCTCGAACGCACCACGGGCGCGCAGCCCATGAGCGACATCAACATGACCCCGCTGGTGGATGTGATGCTGGTGCTGGTGGTGATCTTCATCCTGACGGCGCCGCTGCTGGCTAGCTCGATCCGGCTCGATTTGCCCAAGGCCGAGGGCACCGGCCCTGCCGTGGCCCCCGAGTTTGTGACCGTGGTGGTGGACGCCGCAGGCCAGGCGTATTTGGACGACCAACCCGTGTCCCAAGCAGCCCTGGCCGTGCGCCTGCAACGCATTGGCGCGGCCCAGCCGGACACCGAAGTGCAGTTGCGCGCTGATGCCACCGTGCCCTATGGCCGCGTGGTCGAAGTCATGGGCGCAGCCCACCAGGCCGGGCTGCAGCGCATTGGCTTTGTGGCAGATCCTGCCAAGGCCGGTGCGCCTTAG
- the hpf gene encoding ribosome hibernation-promoting factor, HPF/YfiA family → MNLTISGHHLEVTPALRNYVTTKLDRITRHFDQVVDVKVLLTVEKQKEKEKRQRAECNIHVKGSDLFAESSHSDLYAAVDELVDKMDRQVVRHKDRLQDHHHEAAKRELHA, encoded by the coding sequence ATGAATTTGACGATCAGCGGTCACCACCTCGAAGTTACCCCTGCCTTGCGCAACTACGTCACCACCAAGCTCGATCGGATCACGCGCCATTTTGACCAAGTGGTTGATGTCAAGGTACTGCTGACAGTTGAGAAGCAAAAGGAAAAGGAAAAGCGCCAACGAGCGGAATGCAACATCCACGTCAAGGGTAGCGACCTGTTTGCGGAAAGCTCGCACTCTGACCTCTATGCCGCTGTGGATGAACTGGTCGACAAGATGGACCGCCAGGTAGTGCGTCACAAGGATCGCCTGCAAGACCACCACCACGAAGCGGCCAAGCGCGAACTGCACGCTTGA
- the hprK gene encoding HPr(Ser) kinase/phosphatase has translation MKPNVVSADVLFEEFRGSLKWEWVAGLGASERRFDEVAVRSARSGADLVGYLNYIHPYRVQILGEREVAYLSSSESPDDCKRRIARIVTLEPPVLVLADNQVAPDALVSMCERAQIPMFSTHESSAFVIDVLRAYLSKHFADRITMHGVFMDILGLGVMITGESGLGKSELGLELISRGNGLVADDAVDLFRINQTTIEGKCPELLQNLLEVRGIGLLDIRAIFGETAVRRKMRLKLIVHLVRKETLERDYERLPYEPLTQDVLGVPVLKVVIQVVAGRNIAVLVEAAVRNTILQLRGIDTYQEFVDRHRRAMERDTGG, from the coding sequence GTGAAACCTAACGTAGTCAGCGCCGACGTCCTGTTTGAAGAATTCCGTGGCTCGCTCAAGTGGGAGTGGGTTGCCGGCCTGGGCGCCTCTGAGCGCCGGTTCGATGAGGTGGCTGTGCGCTCCGCGCGCTCGGGCGCCGATTTGGTGGGCTACCTCAATTACATCCACCCCTATCGGGTTCAAATTCTGGGTGAGCGAGAGGTCGCCTACCTCAGCAGCAGCGAATCGCCCGACGATTGCAAACGCCGCATTGCCCGCATCGTGACGCTGGAGCCGCCCGTGCTGGTGCTGGCCGACAACCAGGTGGCCCCCGATGCGCTGGTGTCCATGTGCGAGCGCGCGCAGATTCCGATGTTCTCCACGCACGAGTCCTCGGCCTTCGTCATCGACGTGCTGCGTGCCTATCTGTCCAAGCACTTTGCCGACCGCATCACCATGCACGGCGTGTTCATGGACATTCTGGGCTTGGGCGTGATGATCACGGGCGAGTCAGGCCTGGGCAAGAGCGAGTTGGGCTTGGAGCTGATCTCGCGCGGCAACGGCCTGGTGGCCGACGATGCGGTGGACTTGTTCCGCATCAACCAGACCACCATCGAGGGCAAGTGCCCTGAGCTGCTGCAAAACCTGCTGGAAGTGCGCGGCATTGGCCTGCTCGACATCCGCGCCATCTTTGGCGAGACGGCGGTGCGCCGCAAGATGCGCCTGAAGCTCATCGTGCACTTGGTGCGCAAAGAGACGCTGGAGCGCGACTACGAGCGCCTGCCCTATGAGCCGCTCACGCAGGATGTGCTGGGGGTGCCCGTGCTCAAGGTCGTCATCCAGGTGGTGGCCGGTCGCAATATCGCCGTGCTGGTTGAGGCCGCGGTGCGCAACACCATCCTGCAACTGCGCGGCATCGACACCTACCAAGAGTTTGTAGACCGCCACCGCCGCGCCATGGAGCGCGACACCGGAGGCTAG
- a CDS encoding outer membrane protein assembly factor BamE: MPDKACCNARLGRILLASAALAALAACGSLDGASRRVASVVTPYKIDIVQGNFVSREQVQALQPGMSRQQVRELLGTPLMTSLFHADRWEYVFTIKRPSAEMESRKLTVFFQGDALARHEGDEMPSETEFVATLGSHKGKPKVPTLEATEAQLARYPARKAEAAAPQAPAAATPSEPQPARYPPLESTAR; this comes from the coding sequence ATGCCAGACAAAGCTTGTTGCAACGCCCGCCTGGGTCGCATTCTTTTGGCCAGCGCTGCGCTCGCTGCCTTGGCGGCATGCGGCAGCCTGGACGGCGCCAGCCGCCGTGTGGCCAGCGTCGTCACCCCCTACAAGATCGACATCGTGCAGGGCAACTTCGTGTCGCGCGAACAGGTACAGGCCTTGCAGCCCGGCATGAGCCGCCAGCAAGTGCGCGAGTTGCTGGGCACGCCCCTGATGACCAGCCTGTTCCACGCGGACCGTTGGGAATACGTCTTCACCATCAAACGCCCCTCGGCCGAGATGGAATCGCGCAAGCTCACCGTGTTCTTCCAGGGCGATGCCCTGGCGCGACATGAGGGTGACGAGATGCCGTCGGAGACGGAGTTCGTGGCCACGCTGGGCTCGCACAAAGGCAAGCCCAAGGTGCCTACCCTGGAGGCCACCGAAGCCCAACTGGCCCGCTACCCCGCCCGCAAGGCCGAGGCAGCGGCACCCCAGGCACCGGCTGCGGCCACGCCATCCGAGCCACAGCCCGCACGCTACCCACCGCTGGAATCGACTGCCCGCTGA
- the leuS gene encoding leucine--tRNA ligase: MQDKYSHQEVERAAHSHWTARDAYRVTEDTSKKKFYACSMLPYPSGKLHMGHVRNYTINDMLTRYLRMNGHNVLMPMGWDAFGLPAENAALKNGVPPAKWTYENIAYMKKQMQAMGLAIDWSREVATCDPEYYKWNQWLFLKMLEKGIAYRKTQVVNWDPVDQTVLANEQVIDGKGWRTGATVEKREIPGYYLKITDYAEELLGFVTGDKLPGWPERVKLMQENWIGKSEGVRFAFPHDIRGDDGALIGDGKMYVFTTRADTIMGVTFCAVAPEHALAAHAAKTNPTLKAFIEECKSGGTTEAELATQEKKGVPTGLFVTHPLTDEKVEVWVGNYVLMGYGDGAVMGVPAHDERDFAFALKYGIEIKQVVLVDGEHFDYHQWNDWYGDKQRGVTINSDSFSGLSYKEAVNAVAHALEQKGLGEKKTTWRLRDWGVSRQRYWGTPIPIIHCDEHGAVPVPEKDLPVVLPQDCIPDGSGNPLHKHEGFHAGVTCPVCGKAARRETDTMDTFVDSSWYFMRYCDPKNADAMVAGGADYWMPMDQYIGGIEHAILHLLYARFWTKVMRDLGLVKVDEPFTKLLTQGMVLNHIYSRRTAKGGKDYFWPHDVEHVLDEGGKIIGAKLKNEATSGDGLLPVGTPIDYEGVGTMSKSKNNGVDPQDLIEKYGADTARLYTMFTAPPEATLEWNDAAVEGSYRFLRRVWNFGVKLAAIDRDAAIASVAGASSLQDVQFGKEAKALRLEIHNVLKQVDYDYQRMQYNTVVSGAMKMINALEDFKATDSVGAQVALIEGFGILLRCLYPATPHIAHSLWESLGYAGALGDLLDAAWPQVDANALVQDEIELMLQVNGKLRGSIRVPAQADKAEIERLALASEAFIAQAAGAQPKRVIVVPGRLVNIVV, translated from the coding sequence ATGCAAGACAAATACTCCCACCAAGAGGTTGAACGCGCCGCGCACAGCCACTGGACTGCCCGCGACGCCTACCGCGTGACGGAAGACACCAGCAAGAAGAAGTTCTACGCCTGCTCGATGCTGCCGTACCCCAGCGGCAAGCTGCACATGGGCCATGTGCGCAACTACACCATCAACGACATGCTCACGCGCTACCTGCGCATGAACGGCCACAACGTCTTGATGCCCATGGGCTGGGATGCCTTCGGCCTGCCCGCCGAAAACGCGGCGCTCAAGAACGGTGTGCCACCGGCCAAGTGGACGTACGAGAACATCGCGTACATGAAAAAGCAGATGCAGGCCATGGGCCTGGCCATCGACTGGAGCCGCGAGGTGGCCACCTGCGACCCCGAGTACTACAAGTGGAACCAGTGGCTGTTCCTCAAGATGCTGGAGAAGGGCATCGCCTACCGCAAGACCCAGGTGGTGAACTGGGACCCGGTGGACCAGACCGTGCTGGCCAACGAGCAGGTGATTGACGGCAAGGGCTGGCGCACCGGTGCCACGGTCGAGAAGCGCGAGATCCCCGGCTACTACCTCAAGATCACCGACTACGCCGAAGAGCTGTTGGGCTTTGTGACCGGCGACAAGCTGCCCGGGTGGCCTGAGCGTGTGAAGCTGATGCAGGAAAACTGGATCGGCAAATCTGAGGGCGTGCGCTTCGCCTTCCCGCACGACATCCGGGGGGATGACGGCGCGCTGATTGGGGACGGCAAGATGTACGTGTTCACCACGCGCGCTGACACCATCATGGGCGTGACCTTCTGCGCCGTGGCGCCTGAGCACGCGCTGGCCGCCCATGCTGCCAAGACCAATCCCACGCTCAAGGCCTTCATCGAAGAATGCAAGAGCGGCGGCACCACCGAAGCCGAGCTGGCCACGCAAGAGAAAAAGGGCGTGCCCACGGGCCTGTTCGTCACGCACCCGCTGACCGACGAAAAGGTCGAGGTCTGGGTCGGCAACTACGTGCTGATGGGCTATGGCGACGGCGCCGTGATGGGCGTGCCCGCCCATGATGAGCGCGACTTCGCGTTCGCCCTCAAGTACGGCATCGAGATCAAGCAGGTTGTGCTGGTCGATGGCGAGCACTTTGACTACCACCAGTGGAACGACTGGTACGGCGACAAGCAGCGCGGCGTCACCATCAACTCCGACAGCTTCAGCGGCCTGTCGTACAAGGAAGCCGTGAACGCCGTGGCCCATGCACTGGAGCAAAAGGGCCTGGGCGAGAAGAAGACCACCTGGCGCCTGCGCGACTGGGGCGTGAGCCGCCAGCGCTACTGGGGCACGCCGATCCCCATCATCCACTGCGATGAACACGGCGCCGTGCCCGTGCCCGAAAAAGACCTGCCCGTGGTGCTGCCGCAAGACTGCATCCCCGATGGCTCGGGCAACCCGCTGCACAAGCACGAAGGCTTCCACGCGGGCGTGACCTGCCCCGTGTGCGGCAAGGCCGCCCGCCGCGAGACGGACACCATGGACACCTTCGTGGACAGCTCGTGGTACTTCATGCGGTATTGCGACCCCAAGAACGCCGATGCGATGGTGGCCGGTGGCGCCGACTACTGGATGCCGATGGACCAGTACATCGGCGGTATCGAACACGCCATCCTGCACCTGCTGTACGCCCGCTTCTGGACCAAGGTCATGCGCGACCTGGGCCTGGTCAAGGTCGATGAGCCCTTTACCAAGCTGCTCACGCAGGGCATGGTGCTCAACCACATCTACAGCCGCCGCACCGCCAAGGGCGGCAAGGACTACTTCTGGCCGCACGACGTGGAGCATGTGCTCGATGAAGGCGGCAAGATCATCGGTGCCAAGCTCAAGAACGAAGCCACCAGCGGCGACGGCCTGCTGCCCGTGGGCACGCCCATCGACTATGAGGGCGTGGGCACCATGTCCAAGTCCAAGAACAACGGTGTGGACCCGCAAGACCTGATCGAGAAGTACGGCGCCGACACCGCCCGCCTGTACACCATGTTCACCGCCCCGCCTGAAGCCACCCTGGAATGGAACGACGCCGCCGTCGAAGGCAGCTACCGCTTCCTGCGCCGGGTGTGGAACTTCGGCGTCAAGCTCGCGGCCATTGACCGCGATGCCGCCATCGCCAGCGTGGCTGGTGCCAGCAGCCTGCAAGACGTGCAGTTTGGCAAAGAGGCCAAGGCCCTGCGCCTGGAGATCCACAACGTGCTCAAGCAGGTGGACTACGACTACCAGCGCATGCAGTACAACACCGTGGTCTCGGGCGCGATGAAGATGATCAACGCGCTTGAAGACTTCAAGGCCACCGATTCGGTCGGTGCCCAGGTGGCACTGATCGAAGGCTTTGGCATCCTGCTGCGCTGCCTGTACCCCGCCACCCCGCACATCGCCCACAGCCTGTGGGAAAGCCTGGGCTACGCGGGTGCCCTGGGTGACCTGCTGGACGCCGCCTGGCCCCAGGTGGATGCCAATGCGCTGGTGCAGGACGAGATCGAACTCATGCTGCAGGTCAACGGCAAGCTGCGTGGCTCCATCCGGGTGCCCGCGCAGGCCGACAAGGCCGAGATCGAGCGCCTGGCCCTGGCCAGCGAGGCTTTCATCGCCCAGGCCGCCGGTGCCCAGCCCAAGCGTGTCATCGTGGTGCCTGGCCGCCTTGTGAACATCGTGGTCTGA
- a CDS encoding MotA/TolQ/ExbB proton channel family protein produces the protein MDALHWWRQGDAVTQGAAVVLLAMSVASWVVMLWKARLVLRAGADVARCTAAVWQSPSLDVAAHRLAALDPQALVLPLVVAAQGVAQSPGVPSPAATLASAGPLSQQLTRVLRDALHGVLGRLQYGQVLLATVGATAPFVGLLGTVWGIYHALTALGGGGAVTIDRISGPVGEALVMTAAGLAVAIPAVLAYNVLGRLIGRIEADLEGFALDLRELLASPGISSPQAGPSSSDGTQP, from the coding sequence ATGGACGCCCTTCACTGGTGGCGCCAGGGTGATGCCGTGACCCAGGGCGCCGCTGTGGTGCTGCTGGCCATGTCGGTGGCCAGCTGGGTGGTCATGCTCTGGAAGGCGCGCCTGGTGCTGCGCGCCGGTGCCGATGTGGCCCGCTGCACCGCTGCGGTATGGCAGTCTCCATCGCTTGACGTGGCTGCGCATAGGCTGGCCGCGCTGGACCCACAGGCGCTGGTGCTCCCCCTGGTGGTGGCCGCGCAGGGCGTGGCCCAGTCTCCTGGGGTTCCAAGCCCTGCTGCCACCCTGGCTTCGGCCGGCCCCCTGTCGCAACAACTCACCCGCGTGCTGCGCGATGCCCTGCACGGCGTGCTGGGCCGCCTGCAATACGGGCAGGTGCTGCTGGCCACTGTGGGGGCCACGGCCCCGTTCGTGGGCCTGCTGGGAACGGTGTGGGGCATCTACCATGCGCTCACGGCGCTGGGGGGGGGCGGGGCCGTCACCATCGACCGTATCTCCGGCCCCGTGGGCGAGGCCCTGGTCATGACCGCTGCAGGGTTGGCGGTGGCCATTCCGGCCGTGCTGGCCTACAACGTGTTGGGCCGTTTGATTGGCCGCATCGAGGCCGACCTGGAAGGCTTTGCGCTGGATTTGCGTGAGCTGCTGGCAAGCCCGGGCATCTCCTCTCCCCAGGCCGGGCCTTCGTCCTCAGACGGCACACAGCCATGA
- the rocF gene encoding arginase: protein MTQQPPPPHPALRPAHPTSLIGAPTDIGAGARGASMGPEALRVAGLQAALESHGLQVFDRGNLSGPSNPWLPPVNGYRHLPEVAQWNRLVYDAVYAELQLGHLPILLGGDHSLGLGSISAVARHCAESGKKLRVLWLDAHADFNTSELTPSGNVHGMPVACLCGFGPAELTQLAAMPGGGPALHPSQIRQIGIRSVDEGEKRFVHEQGLEVFDMRAIDEVGMRQVMERALAGMDAHTHLHVSFDVDFLDPDIAPGVGTTVPGGPTYREAQLCMEMIADSGRLASLDIVELNPALDVRNKTAVLAVDLVESLFGKSTLMRTKPV, encoded by the coding sequence ATGACCCAACAGCCCCCGCCCCCCCACCCGGCCCTGCGCCCCGCCCACCCCACCAGCCTGATTGGCGCGCCCACCGACATTGGCGCGGGCGCGCGCGGCGCATCCATGGGCCCCGAGGCCCTGCGCGTGGCGGGGCTGCAGGCGGCGCTGGAGTCGCACGGGCTGCAGGTGTTTGACCGGGGCAACCTGAGCGGCCCCTCCAACCCCTGGTTGCCCCCGGTGAACGGCTACCGCCACCTGCCCGAAGTGGCGCAGTGGAACCGGCTGGTGTACGACGCCGTGTATGCCGAGCTGCAACTGGGCCACCTGCCCATCCTGCTGGGCGGCGACCACAGCCTGGGCCTGGGCAGCATCAGCGCCGTGGCCCGCCACTGCGCAGAAAGTGGCAAAAAGCTGCGCGTGCTGTGGCTCGATGCGCATGCCGACTTCAACACCAGCGAACTGACCCCCAGCGGCAATGTGCACGGCATGCCCGTGGCATGCCTGTGCGGCTTTGGCCCGGCCGAGCTGACGCAGCTGGCGGCCATGCCCGGCGGCGGCCCGGCGCTGCACCCTTCACAAATCCGGCAGATCGGCATCCGCAGCGTGGACGAGGGCGAAAAGCGCTTTGTGCACGAGCAGGGCCTGGAAGTGTTTGACATGCGCGCCATCGACGAGGTGGGCATGCGCCAGGTGATGGAGCGGGCCCTGGCGGGCATGGACGCCCACACCCACCTGCATGTGAGCTTTGATGTGGATTTTCTGGACCCCGACATTGCACCCGGCGTGGGCACCACCGTGCCCGGCGGCCCCACCTACCGCGAAGCACAGCTGTGCATGGAGATGATTGCCGACAGCGGGCGCCTGGCCTCGCTCGACATCGTGGAGCTGAACCCGGCCCTGGACGTGCGCAACAAGACCGCCGTGCTAGCGGTGGACCTGGTGGAGTCGCTGTTTGGCAAGAGCACGCTGATGCGGACCAAGCCGGTCTGA
- a CDS encoding MFS transporter: MNPPSAPTPLTARRELWLLLTLAGIQFTHILDFMIMMPLGPQFTQLFGISDAQFGLLVSAYTLSAGVSGLLASTYIDRFGRKRLLLVLYALFGLATLACGVAPTYATLMVARVLAGTFGGVLSALCQTIVADVVPFERRGRAMGIVMTSFSVSTVAGVPLGLILAEHWGWHMPFVSIAVLCGVLLVCAARSLPTMDHHLAAGQARTAFGGIGQVLRDVNHRWAFLFSALLMFTGFTVIPYITIYLQANAGVRADQMPLVYLCGGVVTLFTARFFGHLTDRRGKVPTFRWLAFAVMPTLLGITLVRGVPLWAVLVVSTLMFTFMSGRMIPGMALVTSAAQPALRGTFMTLNASVQSAAMGLASLVGGVLIGRDAQGLVQNYWMAAVVGMAASLGAVWVAGRLHLHGAPGAPRP, translated from the coding sequence GTGAATCCACCTTCTGCACCCACTCCCCTCACCGCGCGGCGCGAGCTTTGGCTGCTGCTGACCCTGGCGGGCATCCAGTTCACCCACATCCTGGACTTCATGATCATGATGCCGCTGGGGCCGCAGTTCACCCAGTTGTTTGGCATCAGCGATGCGCAGTTCGGGCTGCTGGTGTCGGCGTACACGCTGTCGGCCGGGGTGTCGGGGCTGCTGGCATCGACCTACATCGACCGGTTTGGCCGCAAGCGCCTTTTGTTGGTGCTGTATGCGCTGTTTGGGCTGGCCACGCTGGCCTGCGGTGTGGCGCCCACGTACGCCACGCTCATGGTGGCGCGGGTGCTGGCGGGCACGTTTGGCGGGGTGCTGTCTGCGCTGTGCCAGACCATCGTGGCCGATGTGGTGCCGTTTGAGCGGCGCGGCCGGGCCATGGGCATTGTGATGACCTCGTTTTCTGTCTCCACCGTGGCGGGCGTGCCCCTGGGGCTCATCCTGGCCGAGCACTGGGGCTGGCACATGCCGTTTGTGTCGATTGCCGTGCTGTGCGGTGTTTTGCTGGTGTGTGCGGCCCGCTCTTTGCCCACCATGGACCACCACCTGGCGGCAGGGCAGGCCCGTACCGCCTTCGGAGGCATTGGACAGGTGCTGCGCGATGTGAACCACCGCTGGGCGTTTCTGTTCTCGGCGCTGCTCATGTTCACGGGGTTCACGGTCATTCCGTACATCACCATTTATCTGCAGGCCAATGCGGGCGTGCGGGCAGACCAAATGCCGCTGGTGTACCTGTGCGGCGGGGTTGTCACGCTTTTTACTGCCCGTTTCTTTGGCCATCTGACCGACCGCCGGGGCAAGGTGCCCACCTTCCGCTGGCTGGCCTTTGCCGTCATGCCCACCTTGCTGGGCATCACCTTGGTGCGGGGCGTGCCGCTGTGGGCGGTGCTGGTGGTGTCCACGCTGATGTTCACCTTCATGAGCGGCCGCATGATCCCCGGCATGGCCCTGGTCACCTCGGCCGCCCAGCCTGCGCTGCGCGGCACGTTCATGACGCTGAACGCCTCGGTTCAGTCGGCTGCCATGGGGTTGGCTTCGTTGGTGGGTGGGGTTCTGATAGGCCGCGATGCACAGGGCCTGGTGCAGAACTACTGGATGGCCGCCGTGGTGGGCATGGCCGCCAGCCTGGGGGCCGTGTGGGTGGCGGGGCGCCTGCATTTGCATGGGGCACCGGGTGCTCCGCGACCTTGA
- the fur gene encoding ferric iron uptake transcriptional regulator, with product MTNIDELKSTGLKATLPRLKIMEIFQKGAQRHMTAEDVFRVLLEERSDIGLATVYRVLTQFEQAGILIRSNFESGKAVYELNEGQHHDHFVCTMCGKVEEFYDAEIEKRQQLIAKNKGWVVQDHTMALYGQCATCAKKG from the coding sequence ATGACCAACATCGACGAACTCAAGAGCACGGGCCTCAAGGCCACCCTGCCCCGCCTGAAGATCATGGAGATCTTCCAGAAAGGCGCACAGCGCCACATGACGGCGGAAGATGTGTTTCGGGTGCTGCTGGAAGAGCGCTCGGACATCGGACTGGCAACCGTGTACCGCGTGCTCACGCAGTTTGAGCAGGCGGGCATCCTGATCCGCAGCAACTTTGAAAGCGGCAAGGCCGTCTACGAGTTGAATGAAGGCCAGCACCACGACCACTTTGTGTGCACCATGTGCGGCAAGGTCGAAGAGTTTTACGACGCCGAAATTGAAAAACGCCAGCAACTGATCGCCAAGAACAAGGGCTGGGTGGTGCAAGACCACACCATGGCCTTGTACGGCCAGTGCGCCACATGTGCGAAAAAAGGGTAA
- a CDS encoding PTS sugar transporter subunit IIA — translation MNRLASILPAAQVLVSVDATSKKRAFEEAGLLFESQHGLSRALITDSLFARERLGSTGLGHGVAIPHGRIKGLKAPMAAVFQLLQPIGFDAPDEMPVNLLIFLLVPEAATQKHLEILSEIAELLSDSALRERLKASTDAAELHGMIAGWQSTQTA, via the coding sequence ATGAACCGACTCGCCTCCATCCTCCCCGCCGCTCAAGTCCTTGTGAGCGTGGACGCTACTAGCAAAAAACGTGCTTTTGAAGAAGCGGGGCTGCTTTTCGAGAGCCAGCACGGCCTCTCGCGGGCGCTCATCACGGACAGCCTGTTTGCCCGTGAGCGCCTGGGCTCTACCGGCCTCGGTCATGGCGTGGCCATCCCCCACGGTCGCATCAAGGGGCTCAAGGCCCCCATGGCGGCGGTGTTCCAGTTGCTGCAGCCCATCGGCTTTGATGCCCCGGACGAAATGCCGGTCAATCTGCTGATTTTTCTGCTGGTGCCTGAAGCGGCCACCCAGAAGCACCTGGAAATCCTTTCTGAAATTGCCGAACTGCTGAGCGACTCTGCCCTGCGCGAGCGGCTCAAGGCATCGACCGATGCGGCCGAGCTGCACGGCATGATTGCCGGATGGCAATCCACCCAGACCGCCTGA